One part of the Sarcophilus harrisii chromosome 5, mSarHar1.11, whole genome shotgun sequence genome encodes these proteins:
- the LOC116419324 gene encoding T-complex protein 1 subunit epsilon-like, producing MSSMGTLAFDEYGCPFLIIKDQERKSRLMGLEALKSHIMAAKAVSNTMRTSLGPNGLDKMMVDKDGDVTVTNDGATILSMMDVDHQIAKLMVELSKSQDDEIGDETTRVVVLAGALLEEAEQLLDRGIHPIRIADGYEQAARIANEHLDKISDSFPVDIHNTEPLIQTAKTTLGSKVVNSCHQQMAEIAVNAVLTVADMERRDVDFELIKVEGKVGGRLEDTQLIKGVIVDKDFSHPQMPKEVKNAKIAILTCPFEPPKPKTKHKLDVTSVEDYKALQKYEKEKFEEMIEQIKLTGANLAICQWGFDDEANHLLLQNKLPAVCWVGGPQIELIAIATGGRIVPRFSELTPEKLGFAGLVKEISFGTTKDKMLVIEKCKNSRAVTIFIRGGNKMIIEEAKRSLHDALCVIRNLVRDNRVVYGGGAAEISCALAVSEEADKCPSLEQYDMRAFADALEVIPMALSENSGMNPIQTMTDVRARQVKEMNPALGIDCLHKGTNDMRQQHVVETLAKKQKISLATQMVRMILKIDDIRKPGESEE from the exons ATGTCTTCTATGGGGACTCTGGCATTCGACGAATATGGCTGTCCTTTCCTCATCATCAAGGACCAAGAGCGCAAGTCTCGCCTTATGGGACTGGAGGCCCTCAAGTCTCACATAATGGCAGCAAAGGCTGTATCAAATACAATGAGAACATCACTTGGACCTAATGGGCTTGACAAAATGATGGTGGATAAGGATGGTGATGTGACTGTAACTAATGACGGTGCCACCATTTTAAGCATGATGGATGTCGATCATCAGATTGCTAAACTGATGGTTGAACTTTCCAAATCACAAGATGATGAGATTGGAGATGAGACTACAAGAGTAGTCGTTCTGGCTGGTGCATTGCTAGAAGAAGCTGAACAACTCCTGGATCGTGGTATTCATCCAATCAGAATAGCAGATGGTTATGAGCAGGCTGCTCGAATTGCCAATGAACATTTGGACAAAATCAGTGATAGTTTTCCAGTTGATATTCATAACACTGAACCTCTTATCCAAACTGCAAAAACAACTCTTGGTTCTAAAGTAGTTAACAGCTGCCACCAACAAATGGCTGAAATTGCTGTAAATGCTGTCCTGACAGTAGCTGATATGGAACGGAGAGATGTTGACTTTGAACTTATCAAAGTAGAAGGCAAAGTAGGAGGAAGACTTGAAGACACTCAGCTTATTAAGGGAGTAATTGTGGATAAGGATTTTAGTCATCCACAAATGCCTAAA gaagtaaaaaatgctaaaattgcAATTTTAACATGTCCATTTGAGCCACCCAAACCAAAAACTAAACATAAGCTTGATGTTACTTCTGTAGAAGATTACAAGGCCCTGCAGAAGTATGAAAAGGAAAAGTTTGAAGAGATGATTGAACAAATTAAACTCACAGGTGCAAACCTAGCCATTTGCCAGTGGGGTTTTGATGATGAAGCAAATCATTTACTCCTTCAGAATAAATTACCTGCTGTCTGTTGGGTAGGGGGACCTCAAATTGAACTGATTGCCATTGCAACAGGAGGGCGCATTGTTCCACGCTTCTCTGAACTCACACCTGAGAAACTTGGTTTTGCTGGTCTGGTAAAAGAGATCTCATTTGGAACAACCAAAGACAAAATGCTTGTTATAGAGAAATGTAAGAATTCCAGGGCTGTGACCATATTCattagaggaggaaataaaatgataattgaagAAGCAAAAAGATCTCTTCATGATGCTCTCTGTGTAATCAGAAACCTAGTTCGTGATAATCGTGTAGTATATGGAGGTGGTGCTGCTGAAATATCTTGTGCTTTAGCTGTTAGTGAAGAAGCTGATAAGTGTCCTTCTTTGGAGCAGTATGATATGAGAGCTTTTGCAGATGCATTAGAAGTCATTCCCATGGCCCTTTCTGAAAATAGTGGTATGAATCCCATCCAAACTATGACTGATGTACGAGCCAGACAGGTGAAAGAAATGAATCCTGCCCTTGGTATTGACTGCTTGCATAAGGGTACAAATGATATGAGACAACAACATGTTGTGGAAACTTTGGCAAAAAAACAGAAGATTTCTCTTGCAACACAAATGGTCAGGATGATTCTGAAGATTGATGATATCCGCAAACCAGGAGAGTCTGAAGAATGA